Proteins from one Juglans microcarpa x Juglans regia isolate MS1-56 chromosome 1S, Jm3101_v1.0, whole genome shotgun sequence genomic window:
- the LOC121247080 gene encoding TATA-box-binding protein-like isoform X2: protein MADQGDLEGSQPIDLKKHPSGIVPTLQNIVSTVNLDCKLELKLIALQARNAEYNPKRFAAVIMRIREPKTTALIFASGKMVCTGAKSEHQSKLAARKYARIIQKLGFPAKFKDFKIQNIVGSCDVKFPIRLEGLAYSHGAFSSYEPELFPGLIYRMKQPKIVLLIFVSGKIVLTGAKVREETYTAFENIYPVLTEFRKNQQ from the exons ATGGCGGATCAAGGAGACTTGGAAGGGAGCCAACCCATAGATCTCAAGAAGCATCCTTCTGGGATCGTCCCTACCCTTCA GAACATTGTGTCAACAGTCAATTTGGACTGCAAATTGGAACTTAAGTTGATTGCATTACAAGCTCGTAATGCTGAATACAATCCTAAG CGGTTTGCTGCTGTCATAATGAGGATAAGGGAACCAAAAACCACAGCGTTAATTTTTGCTTCTGGAAAGATG GTTTGTACTGGAGCTAAGAGTGAACACCAGTCAAAGTTGGCAGCACGGAAG TATGCTAGAATTATTCAGAAGCTTGGTTTTCCAGCTAAGTTCAAG GATTTCAAGATTCAGAACATAGTTGGTTCTTGTGATGTTAAATTCCCAATAAGGCTTGAAGGACTTGCTTATTCCCATGGTGCCTTCTCAAGT TATGAACCAGAGCTATTCCCAGGTTTGATCTATCGGATGAAACAACCAAAGATTGTGCTGCTGATCTTCGTGTCGGGAAAAATTGTTTTAACAGGAGCTAAG GTGAGAGAAGAGACATATACAGCTTTTGAGAATATTTACCCAGTTCTTACAGAGTTCAGGAAAAACCAGCAATG A
- the LOC121247080 gene encoding TATA-box-binding protein-like isoform X1, with the protein MADQGDLEGSQPIDLKKHPSGIVPTLQNIVSTVNLDCKLELKLIALQARNAEYNPKRFAAVIMRIREPKTTALIFASGKMVCTGAKSEHQSKLAARKYARIIQKLGFPAKFKDFKIQNIVGSCDVKFPIRLEGLAYSHGAFSSYEPELFPGLIYRMKQPKIVLLIFVSGKIVLTGAKVREETYTAFENIYPVLTEFRKNQQWKSQKVYLEYIDL; encoded by the exons ATGGCGGATCAAGGAGACTTGGAAGGGAGCCAACCCATAGATCTCAAGAAGCATCCTTCTGGGATCGTCCCTACCCTTCA GAACATTGTGTCAACAGTCAATTTGGACTGCAAATTGGAACTTAAGTTGATTGCATTACAAGCTCGTAATGCTGAATACAATCCTAAG CGGTTTGCTGCTGTCATAATGAGGATAAGGGAACCAAAAACCACAGCGTTAATTTTTGCTTCTGGAAAGATG GTTTGTACTGGAGCTAAGAGTGAACACCAGTCAAAGTTGGCAGCACGGAAG TATGCTAGAATTATTCAGAAGCTTGGTTTTCCAGCTAAGTTCAAG GATTTCAAGATTCAGAACATAGTTGGTTCTTGTGATGTTAAATTCCCAATAAGGCTTGAAGGACTTGCTTATTCCCATGGTGCCTTCTCAAGT TATGAACCAGAGCTATTCCCAGGTTTGATCTATCGGATGAAACAACCAAAGATTGTGCTGCTGATCTTCGTGTCGGGAAAAATTGTTTTAACAGGAGCTAAG GTGAGAGAAGAGACATATACAGCTTTTGAGAATATTTACCCAGTTCTTACAGAGTTCAGGAAAAACCAGCAATG GAAGAGCCAAAAAGTATATTTGGAATAtata GACTTGTAG
- the LOC121247656 gene encoding myb-related protein 308-like, whose translation MGRAPCCSKVGLHRGPWTPREDILLTKYIEAHGEGHWRSLPKKAGLLRCGKSCRLRWMNYLRPNIKRGNITPEEDDLIIRLHSLLGNRWSLIAGRLPGRTDNEIKNYWNTHLRKKLRAQGTDPNTHKKLIIEEEPVLQDHSKISSKKNKNNNNKSNNNVRKQVVVKNKKCIKSISNDVETQKPKVHLPKPVRFTSFSMIPMIQSFERSTTTIFNTSTTTETSRQENIKEGSSSCSGFGSKVEDIPWSCDTKNGENINGVFGLLNDGGDQDEDHHGTAVMNGLDFDQCQYSNLATGDKSLEKLYEEYLELLKTDDQNHVHELDAFAESCLVI comes from the exons atgggAAGGGCTCCATGTTGTTCAAAGGTTGGATTGCATAGAGGTCCATGGACTCCTAGAGAAGACATATTGCTTACCAAGTATATTGAAGCTCATGGTGAAGGTCATTGGAGATCTTTGCCCAAAAAGGCtg GGCTCCTGAGGTGTGGAAAGAGCTGCAGACTTAGATGGATGAACTACCTAAGACCAAATATAAAGAGAGGGAATATCACCCCTGAAGAGGATGACCTCATTATCCGCTTACATTCCCTTCTTGGCAATCGATGGTCCCTCATCGCTGGCAGGCTTCCTGGCCGTACTGACAATGAGATTAAGAATTATTGGAACACCCATCTCCGTAAAAAGCTCAGAGCTCAAGGAACAGATCCCAACACCCACAAAAAGTTGATCATAGAAGAAGAGCCAGTACTCCAAGATCATTCAAAGATCAGCAGcaagaagaacaaaaacaacaacaacaaaagcaaCAACAACGTCAGGAAGCAGGTGGTCGTCAAGAACAAGAAGTGCATCAAGAGCATCTCAAATGATGTAGAGACACAGAAGCCAAAGGTTCATCTCCCAAAACCAGTACGGTTTACTTCTTTTTCGATGATACCTATGATTCAAAGCTTCGAACGCAGTACTACTACAATATTTaatactagtactactactgagACTTCAAGGcaagaaaatattaaagaagGATCATCATCATGTTCTGGCTTTGGTTCAAAGGTGGAAGATATTCCTTGGTCATGTGATaccaaaaatggtgaaaatattaaTGGGGTATTTGGCCTTCTTAATGATGGTGGTGATCAAGATGAAGATCATCATGGTACTGCTGTCATGAATGGCTTAGATTTTGACCAGTGCCAGTACTCTAATTTAGCTACAGGAGACAAGTCTCTAGAGAAGCTTTATGAGGAGTACTTAGAGCTCCTGAAGACAGATGATCAAAACCATGTTCATGAATTAGATGCCTTTGCAGAATCGTGTTTGGTTATCTGA